One part of the Deltaproteobacteria bacterium genome encodes these proteins:
- a CDS encoding TraR/DksA family transcriptional regulator produces the protein MKTIKEMLLKKREDLVLEIARRSKANTESAAQDIGDIIDSVSEERTRELDLILTDREKRKLAQIDDALDRIEESAYGLCEECGVKIPKARLKVLPFAKYCVECQEKNEREEKYTREESEDGIRKVPAADVEE, from the coding sequence ATGAAGACGATCAAGGAGATGTTGCTGAAGAAGCGGGAGGATCTCGTTCTGGAGATCGCCCGGCGCTCGAAGGCGAACACGGAATCCGCGGCGCAGGACATCGGCGACATCATCGACTCGGTGTCCGAGGAGCGGACCCGCGAGCTGGATCTGATCCTGACCGACCGTGAGAAGAGGAAGCTGGCCCAGATCGACGACGCCCTCGACCGGATCGAGGAGAGCGCCTACGGGCTTTGCGAGGAGTGCGGCGTCAAGATCCCGAAGGCGCGCCTCAAGGTGCTGCCGTTCGCGAAATATTGCGTGGAGTGCCAGGAGAAGAACGAGCGGGAGGAGAAGTACACCCGCGAGGAATCGGAGGACGGGATCCGGAAGGTCCCGGCGGCGGACGTCGAGGAGTAG